From Alcaligenes faecalis, the proteins below share one genomic window:
- the trmB gene encoding tRNA (guanosine(46)-N7)-methyltransferase TrmB, with product MTTSNEKPSLLSPNVANSNSGETHIRSFVHRRAHITPSQEQALARLLPLWSISYRDSILKPETVFGNDNPLILEIGFGMGETTQKIAQARPDDNFLGVEVFNAGVGALLKRIDDNQISNIRIIQHDAVEVVRDMIAPASLAGIHIYFPDPWPKKRHHKRRLVQSPFIQLLTSRLKPGGYIHCATDWENYAEQMLEVLSAEPMLSNTHDGYAPRPDFRPLTKFENRGLRLGHGVWDLIFTRNDTPTPELNWPKKEQ from the coding sequence ATGACCACCAGCAACGAAAAACCATCCCTGCTGTCGCCCAATGTCGCGAACAGCAATTCCGGCGAGACCCATATCCGTAGCTTTGTTCATCGGCGCGCGCACATTACGCCCAGCCAGGAACAGGCCCTGGCACGCCTCTTGCCCCTGTGGTCAATCAGCTACCGCGACAGCATCCTTAAACCAGAAACAGTGTTTGGCAATGACAACCCCTTGATTCTGGAAATCGGTTTTGGCATGGGTGAAACCACCCAGAAGATTGCCCAGGCTCGTCCCGACGACAACTTCCTGGGTGTAGAAGTGTTCAACGCCGGTGTTGGCGCTTTGCTCAAGCGTATTGATGACAACCAGATCAGCAATATCCGCATCATTCAACATGACGCGGTGGAAGTGGTGCGCGACATGATCGCCCCTGCCTCGCTGGCTGGCATTCATATCTACTTCCCGGATCCCTGGCCCAAGAAGCGCCATCACAAGCGTCGTCTGGTGCAATCGCCCTTTATTCAGCTGCTGACCAGCCGTCTGAAACCCGGTGGCTATATTCACTGCGCCACCGACTGGGAAAATTACGCCGAACAAATGCTGGAAGTGCTGTCCGCCGAGCCCATGCTCAGCAACACGCACGACGGCTATGCTCCCCGCCCTGACTTCCGTCCACTGACCAAGTTCGAGAACCGTGGGCTGCGCCTGGGCCATGGCGTGTGGGATCTGATCTTCACCCGCAATGACACCCCTACCCCTGAACTGAACTGGCCCAAGAAAGAACAATGA
- a CDS encoding helix-turn-helix domain-containing protein, with translation MTDSENKKAPRNVISRPVDRALLRLGRDISAARRARRLSQEDLAQRIGTSLSTVRRMEDGNAGTALHTFLSALHVLGRLNDMTKVMAMENDALGMDLLREQLPQRVRRPRRIKADQTAGAKSQDDSDSVDPDKLEGF, from the coding sequence ATGACTGATTCAGAGAATAAAAAGGCTCCTCGTAATGTCATCTCCCGTCCTGTAGACCGTGCCTTGCTGCGGCTGGGGCGGGATATCTCTGCGGCTCGCCGTGCGCGACGATTAAGCCAAGAGGATTTGGCCCAGCGTATTGGTACGTCGTTGAGCACAGTCCGGCGCATGGAGGATGGTAATGCCGGTACTGCCTTGCATACCTTTTTAAGCGCTTTGCATGTGTTGGGACGCTTGAATGATATGACTAAAGTCATGGCCATGGAAAATGATGCCTTGGGGATGGACTTGCTGCGTGAGCAGTTACCCCAGCGCGTCAGGCGCCCACGGCGTATCAAAGCGGATCAAACCGCGGGGGCCAAGTCGCAAGATGATTCGGACTCTGTGGATCCTGACAAGTTGGAAGGTTTCTGA
- a CDS encoding type II toxin-antitoxin system HipA family toxin — MMTRSAKRSDLEVHLGSSAHIVGRLYLGNGRRSAFSYNEAWLQDERFFMLSPDLQSASGVQYPQNTFFLALEDTAPDSWGQRVIRRAHAKLRQENRDLLALEPVDFLMWVDDEARVGALRLFDPQKKVYLRSGDAARHVPPLLELDRVLQAARALEDGTESKQDLQYLLGQGTSLGGARPKSTVRDTDGRLALGKFPSQADQRDVIRGEVLAMKLAANAGITVAETRIELINGTAVAIIRRFDRNDEGARIPYLSAASMLQSDGRDAIHAYTELVDVLLQDGANPIADIHQLWRRLAFNFLICNTDDHLRNTGFLYDARNHGWRLAPAFDLNPMPGDRRESKTWLTEDSGPIDSRAILMDGAPYFRLTVGDAEAIWAELVQAVSRWRSVAKGLGMQSTDLVDFEPAFA, encoded by the coding sequence ATGATGACACGATCTGCCAAGCGCTCAGACCTGGAGGTGCACCTGGGTTCCAGTGCGCATATTGTGGGGCGCTTGTATCTGGGTAATGGCAGACGCAGTGCCTTTAGCTATAACGAGGCCTGGCTCCAGGACGAGCGCTTTTTTATGCTCTCTCCTGATTTGCAATCAGCCTCGGGGGTTCAATATCCCCAAAATACGTTTTTTCTGGCTTTGGAGGATACGGCTCCTGACTCCTGGGGACAGCGAGTCATTCGGCGTGCACACGCCAAGTTGCGGCAAGAAAATCGTGATCTGCTCGCTCTGGAGCCGGTAGATTTTTTGATGTGGGTTGATGATGAAGCACGGGTAGGTGCTCTGCGTCTTTTTGATCCACAGAAAAAAGTTTATTTGCGTTCGGGAGATGCAGCCCGACACGTCCCGCCTTTGCTGGAGTTGGATCGTGTTTTACAGGCGGCGCGTGCCTTGGAGGACGGGACGGAAAGTAAGCAGGATCTGCAGTACCTGCTTGGGCAAGGAACATCCTTGGGTGGTGCCCGCCCAAAATCTACCGTTCGCGATACGGATGGCCGTCTGGCCCTGGGCAAGTTTCCCAGTCAGGCTGACCAGCGTGATGTGATTCGGGGTGAGGTGCTCGCCATGAAGTTGGCTGCCAATGCGGGCATCACGGTCGCAGAGACTCGTATCGAGCTGATTAATGGCACAGCGGTAGCCATTATTCGGCGCTTTGATCGAAATGACGAAGGCGCACGTATTCCCTATCTATCCGCAGCCAGCATGTTGCAGTCTGATGGCCGTGATGCCATTCATGCTTATACCGAATTGGTGGATGTTTTGTTACAGGACGGGGCCAATCCGATTGCTGATATTCATCAGTTGTGGCGCAGATTGGCCTTCAATTTCTTGATCTGTAATACCGATGATCACTTGCGTAATACGGGCTTTCTATATGACGCACGTAATCATGGATGGCGCCTGGCTCCGGCGTTTGACTTGAATCCAATGCCTGGTGACAGGCGGGAAAGTAAAACGTGGCTGACAGAGGATTCCGGGCCTATTGATAGCCGGGCTATTTTGATGGATGGGGCGCCATACTTCAGGTTAACGGTGGGGGATGCAGAAGCAATCTGGGCAGAGCTTGTTCAGGCTGTCAGTCGGTGGCGCAGCGTCGCCAAAGGGCTAGGTATGCAAAGTACGGATCTGGTGGATTTTGAACCGGCATTTGCTTAA
- a CDS encoding DUF72 domain-containing protein: MQEDLFGDAIPQPPAAKPAAASRRKITKVSLAASALELSDLAAQLPETLRFGVSTWSYPGWEGLIWDGEYESNILSKHGLEAYHQHPLMRTVCVDRTFWRPLTVTQYSAYAAQVDEDFRFVVKCPSMITDAQVRDEQGKVRKSNPDFLDSRLAVEQFVQPAVEGLRAKLGVLVFQLSPLSWGWLNRLAELFDKLGQMLAAAREALPQGSQVVLAVEVRDPELLTQSLVDTLKANGATFCLGLHGKMPPIEEQLPVLRALWPGPLVCRWNLNREFGAYGYADAQKKHTPFDAIVSEDLHTRTVLARTIRGITGAGQAAYVTISNDAEGCAPLSIQRLAQLVVAQEK; the protein is encoded by the coding sequence ATGCAAGAAGATCTTTTTGGCGATGCCATTCCTCAGCCTCCCGCTGCAAAGCCCGCCGCTGCCTCCCGTCGCAAAATCACCAAAGTCAGCCTTGCCGCCTCCGCGCTGGAGCTGAGTGATCTGGCGGCACAGCTTCCTGAAACCTTGCGCTTCGGTGTCTCCACCTGGTCTTACCCCGGTTGGGAAGGCTTGATCTGGGATGGCGAGTACGAGTCGAACATCTTGTCCAAGCACGGGCTGGAGGCTTATCACCAGCATCCCTTGATGCGTACCGTCTGTGTTGATCGCACTTTCTGGCGTCCTTTGACGGTCACGCAGTATTCTGCCTACGCCGCACAGGTGGATGAGGATTTCCGCTTTGTCGTGAAATGTCCCTCCATGATCACGGATGCTCAGGTCCGTGATGAGCAAGGCAAGGTGCGCAAGTCAAATCCGGACTTTCTGGATAGTCGTCTGGCTGTAGAGCAGTTTGTGCAGCCTGCGGTCGAGGGCTTGCGTGCCAAGTTGGGTGTCTTGGTCTTCCAGTTAAGTCCGTTGTCCTGGGGCTGGTTGAATCGTCTGGCAGAGTTGTTTGACAAGTTGGGGCAGATGCTGGCGGCGGCGCGAGAGGCTTTACCGCAGGGTTCACAAGTGGTGCTTGCTGTAGAAGTCCGAGATCCGGAGCTGCTGACCCAAAGTCTTGTCGATACGCTCAAGGCCAATGGCGCGACGTTTTGCTTGGGCCTGCACGGCAAGATGCCGCCGATTGAGGAGCAACTGCCTGTATTGCGCGCCTTGTGGCCGGGACCCTTGGTGTGTCGCTGGAACTTGAACCGGGAGTTTGGTGCTTACGGCTATGCCGATGCTCAAAAAAAGCATACCCCCTTCGATGCCATCGTCAGCGAGGACTTGCATACCCGCACGGTGCTGGCGCGCACGATTCGTGGAATTACGGGGGCGGGGCAGGCGGCTTATGTGACGATCAGCAATGATGCGGAAGGCTGTGCGCCGCTGTCCATACAGCGGCTGGCGCAACTTGTTGTGGCACAAGAAAAATAA
- a CDS encoding cysteine hydrolase family protein has product MAIQIDQINPGSTAVIVIDMQNDFIAPGAPLETPMGMELMPRLQKLLGHARQTGMEVIFTAHAHRRNGCDMGLFGEIYPPIQNQVGLVDETAGVDIYPEVAPQGDEVVIKKHRYSAFFGTDLDIILRTRKIDTVVITGVTTENCCHATARDAMFHGYKVAFICDATGTYNYPDMGFGTIPAEEVHRVTLGVLAVSTAHVMTTDELIQKSRQ; this is encoded by the coding sequence ATGGCTATTCAGATTGATCAAATCAATCCTGGCAGCACGGCGGTCATTGTGATCGACATGCAAAACGACTTCATCGCCCCCGGCGCCCCGCTGGAAACGCCCATGGGCATGGAGTTGATGCCCCGCCTGCAAAAACTGCTGGGCCATGCCCGCCAAACCGGCATGGAAGTGATCTTCACCGCCCACGCCCACCGCCGCAACGGCTGCGATATGGGGCTGTTCGGGGAGATTTACCCTCCGATTCAAAACCAGGTGGGACTGGTCGATGAGACCGCTGGCGTTGATATTTACCCCGAAGTGGCTCCACAAGGGGACGAGGTCGTCATCAAGAAGCATCGGTACAGCGCGTTCTTTGGCACAGACCTGGACATCATCCTGCGTACCCGCAAGATCGATACGGTTGTGATCACCGGCGTGACCACTGAGAACTGCTGCCACGCCACGGCCCGCGATGCCATGTTCCATGGCTACAAAGTGGCTTTCATCTGCGATGCGACCGGCACCTACAACTACCCGGATATGGGCTTTGGGACGATTCCCGCTGAAGAAGTGCACCGCGTCACCCTGGGAGTGCTGGCGGTATCCACCGCTCATGTCATGACGACAGATGAGCTGATTCAGAAATCCAGACAATAA
- a CDS encoding helix-turn-helix domain-containing protein yields MTAIIAVKPGDSFEHWHEVTCRQFSQTECSQIARPQFQARVTLNSFGGLGLSSIWSATPQGEAIRVNRRQADIRKDQRDCFMLWLMLDGHIQLSQDGRYVSLGAGDLVLQDQSRPFDLELGPLAHAAMVMIPRPLLATRLPSLGNLAARRIAANSRLGPMAGALVKQLLGMGGSAEDGMDQRVTASVLDIFSAVFESETSALSLANRQERRLEQIKAYIRAHLHEDALDVEQIARASSMATRTLYRLFALEATTPMQWLWEQRLIRSYRLLEEGKHKRVTEVAMACGFKDLSHFSRLFQARFGQAPSTLGYAVRS; encoded by the coding sequence ATGACAGCGATCATAGCGGTCAAGCCCGGAGACAGCTTTGAGCACTGGCACGAGGTCACTTGTAGGCAGTTTTCACAGACCGAATGCAGCCAGATTGCCCGGCCCCAGTTTCAGGCGCGGGTCACCCTCAATAGTTTTGGTGGTTTGGGTTTGAGCAGCATCTGGTCTGCCACCCCTCAGGGGGAGGCTATACGGGTGAACAGACGGCAGGCCGATATCCGTAAAGACCAGCGCGACTGTTTCATGCTGTGGCTCATGCTGGATGGCCATATTCAACTGAGTCAGGACGGACGCTACGTCAGCCTGGGAGCAGGGGATCTGGTACTTCAGGATCAGTCACGGCCTTTTGATCTGGAGCTGGGGCCTTTGGCTCATGCGGCCATGGTCATGATTCCTCGTCCCTTGCTGGCAACGCGCCTGCCCTCGCTGGGGAATCTGGCTGCGCGCCGTATTGCGGCCAACTCGCGTCTGGGGCCGATGGCGGGGGCTTTGGTCAAGCAACTGCTTGGTATGGGGGGATCTGCTGAGGACGGCATGGATCAGCGTGTGACGGCTTCGGTGCTGGACATCTTTTCTGCGGTCTTCGAGTCTGAAACTTCTGCGCTTTCTCTGGCCAATCGTCAGGAGCGGCGTCTGGAACAGATCAAGGCTTATATACGGGCGCATCTGCATGAGGATGCACTGGATGTGGAGCAAATTGCGCGTGCTTCGTCCATGGCGACTCGCACGCTATATCGGCTCTTTGCGCTTGAAGCGACCACCCCTATGCAATGGCTGTGGGAGCAGCGTTTGATCCGGAGTTACCGTTTGTTGGAGGAGGGGAAACACAAACGGGTGACCGAGGTGGCCATGGCCTGTGGCTTCAAGGACCTCTCCCATTTCAGCCGTTTGTTTCAGGCGCGGTTTGGGCAAGCTCCCTCGACGCTAGGATACGCGGTCAGGTCTTGA
- a CDS encoding helix-turn-helix transcriptional regulator, with amino-acid sequence MKNRLRVLRAEANWTQAELAERLGVSRQAVNALETGKHAPSLDLAFKISAVFGQTVEEIFENPYWDS; translated from the coding sequence ATGAAAAACCGATTGCGTGTATTGCGGGCCGAGGCGAACTGGACGCAGGCAGAGTTGGCAGAGCGCTTGGGTGTGTCCCGGCAGGCGGTGAATGCGCTGGAAACGGGCAAACATGCGCCATCTCTGGATCTGGCCTTCAAGATCAGTGCCGTGTTCGGGCAGACCGTAGAAGAGATTTTCGAGAACCCGTATTGGGACTCCTGA
- a CDS encoding SDR family oxidoreductase, whose protein sequence is MAKHSIKGKTVLIAGGAKNLGGLIARDLAEQGARAIAIHYNSDSSKAAAEATVKAIQAAGAQAVAFQADLRSASAMEKLFSDTVAAIGRPDIAINTVGKVLKKSLTEVSEAEYEEMSDINSKTAFFFLKEAGKHVQDNGKVCTLVTSLLGAFTPFYAAYAGTKAPVEHYTRAAAKEYGARGISVTAVGPGPMDTPFFYPAEGEDAVAYHKTAAALSPYSKTGLTDIEDVVPFIRHLVSDGWWITGQTILINGGYTTK, encoded by the coding sequence ATGGCAAAGCACAGCATCAAAGGTAAAACCGTTCTGATTGCAGGCGGAGCAAAGAATCTGGGTGGCCTGATCGCCCGCGACCTGGCAGAACAAGGGGCGCGCGCCATTGCCATTCACTACAACAGCGACAGCTCCAAAGCGGCTGCCGAAGCCACTGTCAAAGCCATCCAGGCCGCTGGCGCACAAGCCGTCGCCTTCCAGGCCGACTTGCGTTCGGCCAGTGCCATGGAAAAACTGTTTAGCGATACCGTCGCCGCCATTGGCCGCCCCGATATCGCCATCAACACGGTCGGCAAGGTACTGAAAAAATCACTGACCGAAGTCAGCGAAGCCGAGTACGAGGAGATGAGCGACATCAACTCCAAAACCGCTTTTTTCTTCCTGAAAGAAGCCGGCAAACACGTGCAGGACAATGGCAAAGTCTGCACCCTGGTCACGTCCCTACTGGGGGCTTTCACCCCGTTTTACGCCGCTTATGCTGGCACCAAAGCGCCGGTAGAACACTACACCCGCGCTGCCGCCAAAGAGTATGGCGCACGCGGTATTTCCGTCACGGCAGTTGGCCCTGGCCCTATGGATACACCCTTCTTCTATCCTGCCGAAGGTGAAGATGCCGTGGCCTATCACAAGACTGCCGCCGCCCTGTCCCCCTACTCCAAGACCGGGTTGACAGACATTGAAGATGTCGTGCCTTTCATTCGTCATCTGGTCAGCGATGGCTGGTGGATTACCGGCCAGACCATTCTGATCAACGGTGGTTACACCACCAAGTAA
- a CDS encoding LysR family transcriptional regulator gives MDRIDLFRIFTRVVECANFTRAADTLGMPRSSVSTAIQELEGRVGARLLNRTTRKVTVTQDGAAFYERCLRVIADVQETENLFRQASVGPTGTIKVDVPGRVGRLIVAPALPEFLERYPHVHVHLGVTDREVNLIEEQVDCVLRVGPLSDSGLIARKMGSLPLINVASPAYLARYGMPQTPADLDNHQVVRYASPTSERVAPWEWMEQDKRQVLDLPGRVTVNNAEAYIACCLSGLGLIQIPAYDVQAHLQAGELVEVLPDHRAAPMPMSLLYLHRQHLSRRFQVFADWLETLLHHSAL, from the coding sequence ATGGACCGCATTGACCTGTTTCGCATCTTTACGCGGGTCGTGGAGTGCGCCAATTTCACCCGCGCAGCGGATACCTTGGGTATGCCGCGCTCTTCCGTGTCGACGGCCATTCAGGAGCTGGAGGGCCGAGTGGGGGCGCGCTTGCTGAATCGCACCACGCGCAAAGTAACGGTCACGCAAGATGGGGCGGCCTTCTACGAGCGTTGCCTGCGCGTGATTGCCGATGTGCAGGAAACCGAGAACCTGTTTCGCCAGGCCAGTGTGGGGCCAACGGGCACAATCAAGGTGGATGTGCCGGGGCGGGTAGGTCGCCTGATTGTGGCGCCTGCGTTGCCAGAGTTTCTGGAGCGCTATCCGCATGTCCATGTGCATCTGGGCGTGACGGACCGCGAGGTGAACTTGATCGAGGAGCAGGTGGATTGTGTACTGCGGGTGGGGCCCTTAAGTGATTCGGGCCTGATCGCCAGAAAGATGGGTAGCTTGCCCTTGATCAATGTGGCCAGTCCCGCCTATCTTGCCCGGTATGGCATGCCCCAGACGCCTGCGGATCTGGACAACCATCAAGTGGTACGTTATGCCTCGCCCACCAGCGAACGTGTGGCTCCTTGGGAATGGATGGAGCAGGACAAGCGTCAGGTGCTGGATCTGCCAGGCCGCGTAACGGTGAATAATGCCGAAGCGTATATCGCCTGTTGTTTATCCGGCCTGGGGTTGATCCAGATTCCTGCCTACGATGTACAGGCGCACTTGCAGGCAGGTGAATTGGTGGAGGTGCTGCCGGATCACCGTGCCGCGCCTATGCCCATGTCCTTGCTGTATTTGCATCGCCAGCACTTGTCGCGCCGCTTTCAGGTGTTTGCGGATTGGCTGGAAACCTTGCTGCACCATTCCGCCTTGTAG
- a CDS encoding calcium:proton antiporter, with protein MAHPASPSTQLITPITWLRLLGSWSIVVLFMIFGGQWLGDSLNGTTAAVVFLVLFVTILAASFGVVREADHLAHQLGEPYGTLILTLSIVLIEVILIASVLLGPGDFPTIGRDSIYAVMMIILNLITGLCLIAGAARNGDQEFNRQGTNTYLSMIVLLTSVGLILPNYTSTAGEFSTTQATGIAVLTGLVYAIFLYLQMGSHRHDYVQPNQAVQNAEDAAPAPRDPQATRAMLIRSLVLIALILPIVLLAHDLAIVTDYGIAASGAPVAVGGVLIAIIVFTPESITAIKAAMNNEMQRAINLCLGAFVSTVGLTVPVVLMIGLITGKQVIMGISNTEIVLFLITALLSILSFSGKRTSPIQGYMHLMVFAVFGLLLFYP; from the coding sequence ATGGCCCACCCTGCATCACCCTCAACTCAGCTCATTACTCCCATCACCTGGCTACGCTTGCTCGGTTCCTGGTCCATTGTTGTCCTGTTCATGATTTTTGGCGGGCAGTGGCTGGGAGATTCCTTGAACGGCACCACGGCGGCCGTCGTCTTTCTGGTGCTGTTCGTGACCATTCTGGCGGCCTCATTTGGGGTGGTCCGTGAAGCCGACCACCTGGCCCATCAGTTGGGCGAGCCTTACGGCACCCTGATCCTGACCCTGTCCATTGTGCTGATCGAAGTCATTCTGATCGCCTCGGTCCTGCTGGGGCCAGGTGACTTTCCCACCATAGGTCGGGACTCAATCTACGCCGTGATGATGATCATCCTGAACCTGATCACCGGGCTGTGTCTGATTGCCGGCGCAGCGCGCAATGGCGACCAGGAGTTCAACCGCCAAGGCACCAACACCTACTTGTCCATGATCGTCTTGCTGACCAGTGTGGGCCTGATTCTGCCCAACTACACCAGCACGGCAGGCGAGTTCAGCACGACCCAGGCCACCGGCATTGCGGTCCTGACAGGTCTCGTTTATGCCATCTTCCTGTATCTGCAAATGGGCAGCCACCGTCATGACTATGTACAGCCCAACCAGGCAGTGCAGAACGCTGAAGATGCGGCACCCGCACCGCGTGATCCTCAAGCGACCCGCGCCATGCTGATACGCAGCCTGGTGCTGATCGCCCTGATCTTGCCTATCGTCTTGCTGGCACACGATCTGGCCATTGTGACGGACTACGGTATCGCCGCTTCGGGCGCCCCCGTTGCTGTCGGCGGTGTGCTGATCGCGATTATCGTGTTCACCCCGGAGTCCATTACCGCCATCAAGGCGGCCATGAACAATGAAATGCAGCGCGCCATCAATCTGTGTCTGGGTGCCTTCGTCTCTACCGTGGGACTGACGGTGCCGGTGGTGCTGATGATTGGCCTGATCACCGGCAAACAAGTGATCATGGGCATCAGCAATACGGAAATCGTGCTGTTTCTGATCACGGCACTGCTCAGCATCTTGAGCTTTAGCGGCAAGCGAACCTCCCCCATTCAAGGCTATATGCACCTGATGGTGTTCGCGGTGTTCGGGCTGCTGCTGTTTTATCCCTGA
- a CDS encoding DNA-binding response regulator, with amino-acid sequence MNKYATIKYQPDQKIRILLISNNTRQHEQLLQSLLAGAFRVSVAADGVQGYTKAQLTLPELILLDKQLTGIDALSLTHMLQGLKATAQIPIIILDSRMDGSSEECVAFLKAGAVDYIGNPYAVDEVKERINVPLRCPKQMTPAVISGKTPSQRPSTTAETSMLIHAIQKTIDANLGSPPSQKELCDMFKISRRKIMNIFQRNFGLSVSSYIRLQRMYRAEYLLKTTALKIDVIATDLGFSSPANFSTAFKAYAGVAPGKFRQAIEKNKPYTENAACVRSMGPPVFSSGWCPP; translated from the coding sequence TTGAACAAATACGCCACTATAAAGTATCAGCCAGATCAAAAAATCAGGATTCTGCTGATCTCCAATAACACTCGACAGCACGAACAACTTCTTCAATCCCTGCTGGCTGGTGCTTTTCGGGTTTCTGTTGCCGCTGACGGAGTGCAAGGATATACCAAGGCCCAGTTAACGCTACCGGAACTTATCCTGCTGGATAAGCAATTGACGGGGATTGATGCTTTGTCCTTGACTCATATGCTGCAAGGATTAAAAGCCACCGCCCAAATCCCCATTATTATTCTGGATTCGCGCATGGACGGCAGCAGTGAGGAATGCGTCGCTTTTTTAAAGGCAGGAGCGGTTGATTACATTGGCAATCCGTATGCGGTAGACGAGGTCAAAGAGCGGATCAACGTTCCCTTGCGCTGTCCCAAACAAATGACACCTGCAGTGATCTCGGGCAAGACTCCAAGCCAGCGCCCCAGCACCACTGCCGAAACCAGCATGCTGATCCACGCGATTCAAAAGACCATCGATGCCAATCTGGGCTCGCCTCCCAGCCAGAAAGAACTGTGCGATATGTTCAAGATTTCACGTCGAAAAATCATGAATATATTTCAACGCAATTTTGGCTTGAGTGTGAGCAGTTATATCCGATTGCAACGCATGTATCGGGCCGAATATCTGCTGAAAACCACAGCCTTGAAAATTGATGTCATTGCGACTGATTTAGGATTCTCCAGCCCGGCCAATTTCTCTACCGCATTCAAAGCCTATGCGGGTGTGGCCCCTGGAAAATTCAGGCAGGCTATTGAAAAGAACAAACCCTATACAGAAAACGCGGCTTGTGTCCGCTCCATGGGACCGCCTGTTTTTTCATCAGGTTGGTGTCCGCCGTAA
- a CDS encoding 2-hydroxychromene-2-carboxylate isomerase — protein MNTPGIHYYFWMNSDWAYLGADRLEAITHKHGIPIHYKPVDLPQVYARTGGVLLGQRSPERQAYRIAELQRWCRKLGIHVNPTPRFMCPDATLASTLVIAIDRAGLPVLDLYKAILRAQWCEEQNIADPAQLARILQACQLDAEYWLQQAPLMQKQYQAHTEEAIAAGVFGSPTYVYQGELFWGQDRLDMLDETITLDLAPA, from the coding sequence ATGAACACGCCCGGTATTCACTACTACTTCTGGATGAATTCGGACTGGGCCTACCTGGGGGCCGACCGGCTGGAGGCGATCACCCATAAACATGGCATCCCTATCCATTACAAACCCGTGGACTTGCCTCAGGTCTATGCCCGGACGGGCGGTGTTCTGTTGGGACAGCGCTCGCCCGAACGGCAGGCTTATCGCATTGCAGAGCTGCAGCGCTGGTGTCGCAAACTGGGCATACACGTGAACCCCACACCGCGCTTCATGTGCCCAGACGCCACCCTGGCTTCCACCCTGGTGATCGCAATCGATCGGGCTGGCTTGCCGGTGCTGGATCTGTACAAAGCCATTTTGCGAGCCCAATGGTGCGAGGAGCAGAACATTGCCGACCCAGCCCAACTGGCCAGGATCTTGCAGGCGTGCCAGCTGGACGCGGAGTACTGGCTGCAGCAGGCACCGCTGATGCAAAAGCAGTATCAAGCCCATACTGAAGAGGCCATTGCAGCCGGGGTCTTCGGTTCACCCACCTATGTGTACCAGGGCGAGCTTTTCTGGGGGCAAGACAGACTGGATATGCTGGACGAGACCATCACTTTGGATCTTGCGCCGGCTTGA